The DNA sequence TCCCGAGTACCGTAGTTGTTAGAGATAGTGAAAACTGAATTAGTTGTTCGGGTTGCAGCCAACTCAATGCTTGAATGTCGTCAATGGTCACGCCTTGTTCAGTGAGTCTTTGCCATAGACCATTAATCTGCGTTTCAATCTGATTTCCATAAGCAGGCAGATATGTCACTAGCTCATTAACAGAGGTAACCAAAAAGAGAACAATAGAGACACCGATAGCAACGACGCTCAGCAAAACTAGCATGTAGGCCAGCCATTGAGGTAATCCTCGTCCTTTAAGCCATGCAAAGATAGGATAGGTGACCAGGACTAAAAACAAGGAAAGCAGGATTGGTGTTAGCAGACTGGCCATTGTTTTCAGTCCGGCAACAATGAGAACAACACTAGCAAGGCTCACTAATAGAGAGACGATGGCTGATTGTGTTTTCATGCTATTGATCTCTGAGGGTTACTACCCGAAGCTACTTATCGCTGATAGGCAGTGCCATTGTCTCATTCAGCGTTACGCTCGTCAGTCGAAGAAATCAGTCTGTTGAAGGGTAGTCGTACTAATGCTTTATTACCTTTGGTATAAGTACCAATAAACCATCAGGAATGCACTCTAATTCAGCACTATCGCTGAGCACAATCAATCGGCGTCGGCTAGCGCAAAGACTGAGCCAGGAGCAAACTACCAGCGATCGCAACACCGCAGCCTTCCAACAGCCAATACTTCCGTTCATCGAGCGATCACAATGGAAATCCCAAGAAAACCTGTGGTAGGCCTTCCCATAGCAATAGAACCATACGGAGGTTAGAAGAAGAACTTTTCCATTTACGATATCTGGAATGATTTTTGTTAACGCCTTCAAAACCCTGATTTACAAAGATTTCAGGGATTAACTATTCCATTAATAGGTCAAGATGGGACAGTGAAGGAACCTCAGAGATTTCCGTTTCTAGAGTCAGATCATATAAAAGTCTAGAATCTCGAAATGTCTGTGAATAGAGGCTTTCAAGATTTTATCTTGTGCCTAACCGCCATTTGGTACCGTTGCTATGGGAAGGCCTACAAGAGCGATGCCCAGCGGATGAGGGCAGAAAACGCCCAAGCCAGACTCGCGGCCAAGCGGAAAGCAGAGCGCGATCAGCAGATGAGAGATGCGATCTCACGGGTTCCTGTGAAGCACAGGATTTAGAATAGCTTACGTGAACTGAGTATTACTAAACTCTCGACCGATATTGTAAGCGTCGGATAAAACGGCTAAATTTAATTGTTCGGGTCAACTTCTAGGCGCAAAAGCTGACCCGAATTAGCATCAGTTAGCACATATAGATACCCATCTGGCCCTTGGCGGACATCACGCACCCGCTGGCCAATCCTGATTTGGGACTCCGCTGTCACGCTCCCTGACGCATCTAGCTCGAGCTTCCGAATGCTACGGGAGACAAGTCCGCCAGCAAATAAATTGCCGCGCCACTGCGGAATCCGATCTCCCGTATAAATAGCTAACCCCGAGGGCGCAATGGAAGGGGTCCATACGCGCTTTGGATCTACCATCTCAGGGCCAGTGGTTGCCGGGGCGACGGCGCGATTACTGGTGTACTCCTGGCTGAAAGAAACAACGGGCCAACCATAGTTTTTGCCGGATTGCACCCAGTTCAGTTCATCGCCGCCGCGTGAGCCATGTTCGGTCGACCAAACTCTTTTTCGCATTGGATCATAGGTCAGCCCCTGGATATTGCGATGGCCATAACTCCAGACAGCAGGCGCGGCTCCCTCGGTGGACACAAAGGGATTATCCACTGGAATGGTGCCATCATCTTTGATGCGAATTACTTTACCAAGATGGCTAGCGCGGTTTTGGGCTTGTTTACGGATTAGAGCACCATCAAACTTCACGGGCGGATTGCCACCATCACCAATG is a window from the Acaryochloris thomasi RCC1774 genome containing:
- a CDS encoding PQQ-dependent sugar dehydrogenase, with translation MRTRSIAKVTGLLFGVGAILGCAQAIPVPSDRLSPKADQLSIAAVKLVPIVTGLEHPWGMAWLPDDQILITERSGRLRLVKNGKLDPKPIKGVTTVSTIAAQQIFATQQGGLLDIAIHPRFADNRWVYFTYSHGTRNANRTRVARAKFDGKQLDSWQVIFEVAQTKRGGQHFGSRLTWLPDETLLISIGDGGNPPVKFDGALIRKQAQNRASHLGKVIRIKDDGTIPVDNPFVSTEGAAPAVWSYGHRNIQGLTYDPMRKRVWSTEHGSRGGDELNWVQSGKNYGWPVVSFSQEYTSNRAVAPATTGPEMVDPKRVWTPSIAPSGLAIYTGDRIPQWRGNLFAGGLVSRSIRKLELDASGSVTAESQIRIGQRVRDVRQGPDGYLYVLTDANSGQLLRLEVDPNN